AAACCAACACAAACTTCTCTCacttctctctgtttctgaACAACTTGTTGAAGAACACAAAGGTTTTGCAGAGAAGAACAGGCAGCGTGGCTAAGCTGAAGGAGTACGTTATGGGCGGCGCCGACGAGTCTGAACCAGATTCGCAGCCGCCAGTGCCGCTTCAAAACAACTCCCTCATTCCCCACGgtatttttcttcccttcctttttctttttctgtttggtttctgggaaaaccaaaatcaCTCTTTCCtggaatgtttttgtttatagcACCTTTCTTCTATCAGTCTCTTTGGGTATCTGTGTAAGACGAATaagactctccacaatgatatgatattgtccactttgagcataagctcttgtgtctttgttttgagctttcccAAAATGTCTAATaacaatggagttagtattactcacttataaacccataatcattccctacatCATCCAACACTCTTGCCTCtcttttgtgtgtgtttggCTTCCGGGAAAATCTTACTTTCCCAGAAAATGCATCCTTGAATTattgaaccaaaaaatagtaaaaagtgGTTTTTGAATGTACTGGGAAAAGAGTGCCATGACTGATCAGCTTTTTTTGCTACACAGCTTTATTGCCTTGTCTAGAAATTTTTGTATACCCTAATTTCTGAATATTTATGTAAATTATTACaagacataaaatatatatattgtctttTGTCTGGTTGTTCTcaataatcatttatttggGAAGAAAACAGTGTccaatttatttgttttccaATCATTTGTTGGTCCTCTTTGGAAATAAATCTGCAAAATGACAGAAAACTAATAATGGTGACAATCACATTcttcattaaaagaaaaaaaaaaacatgttcttgAACAAATTATGTGCTTTATTCGGTTCATGTCATTTTTTGTTGTATTAGTGGCTGATTTCTTGTCTaacaaagacaaaataaatgaCAGCGGTTTCAGCTCCTCATTCCGACAAACTTGTTCCTCCAAAGGACAGAGGTAAAactctccattttctttctagtTGCCTCTAATTCAACAGTATTTGCAAGATTCTTGCGTTCGAGATATTCGAAAGTGTTCGTTAAAAGTAGAAAacgaaacaaagaaattgttatAGAACGGGGTTTTGTGATCTTAGATGTTGCGTTGGCTCGTGTCGAATTGGAGAAGAAGTTGGCATTGATCAAAGCATGGGAGGAGAGTGAGAAGATCAAGGCAGAGAACAGGTAAACTATAGAGAAGTTTGTTCGTTGTTGAATTTTGGATTCTGTACTTGAAATCTTTGGAACAGGGCATACAAACGGCTCTCTGCTATTGATTCTTGGGAGAATACCAAAAAAGCTTCAATACAAGCACAGCTGATGAAGTTAGAggtaaattttcatttctttacttCTTTCTCATTGATTAAGACTCGGGTTTTCGATACGAGTTTTGAAGCGTTTGGTCTTTTGTGAAACGAAAggagaaaatggagaagaagaaagctgaGTATGGCGAGctaatgaagaacaaaatcgTTGGAATTCACAAGCAAGGTGAAGAGAAGAAAGCAACCATTGAAGCCGAGCGAAGAGAACAGTGTCTGAAGGTCGAGGAGACTGCAGCAAAATATCGAGCTTCCGGGTTCACCCCGAAGGCTCTACTACTCAAATGCTTCAGTGGTTGAGATGGTTGGGGTTGAAAGAATAGACTCCTATCTCAGATTTGCACTCTGGTTTTAGTCTTTGTTTGGTTTTGTATTGAGTTAGTTGGAGATGACTTGCAGGTGTTCCTTTTGATGTGTAAAGATTGTATCAGTTTGCTGCGTTTTACTCACTGATCTCTTTTCTTATGATCTATGCACTGATTCAGTTCTAAATAACAGTATTGATCCATGTCTTCTGCGGCTTGTTTGCCTACAAAGCACTGGAAATTAATACCCGGATACGGTCCCAAAGAATCAGTCATGTTATTCCTTAGCAAGTGTGATAGCCCAAGCCTAACGTtaccagatattgttcactttggcacgttacctcacggttttaaaacgcatctattagggaatGATTTTCACCCCTCATAAGGaatttttcattctcctctccaaccgatatgggatctcacaatccacccccttgatgACCCAGTGCTCTCGTTAGCACACCGctgtgtctagctttgatgccatttgtaacagcccaaagcCACTCTCGTTAGCACACCGttgtgtctagctttgatgtcatttgtaacaacccaaagccactgttaatagatattgttcgctttggctcattacgtatcaccgtcagtgtctgttagggaaagattttcacactttGATAAGGAATTCTTCGTTTTCatctccaattgatatgggatcttacaaGTAAGGGTCGAGTTTTGATGGAAAGAACCACTTTTTTCTTGTGAGGTAGCATGTCAAAAATGATAGATCATATATCATCCAATCAAGCAATAGATTCTACAAGAACGGGAACAAGCTACCGGTAACGATTTTCAGAGTCGAGAACTGAATATGTGCAAGAAAGATAGTGGTTTACGGTCGAAATACAGTTCGATACCATAATGAATATTAGTTACTGTACTAGTTAAAGAACGAACCTTTTACATATAAACATATGGCTGCATATATGACACGACCAAGACAGCGACAACGAAAGGCAAACTGCATTCTTTTGCTAACAAATTTTACTTCCAAAAGGGGTCACTTACATGTTGCAAGAGGATTACGCTTCGTTTTGATGTTTAAGCAGTCAACCGAGCACAACCCGTGTCATGCTATCCTTTAGACCGATTACTTGCAGCTTTTCGTCTCGCGCAGCATCCAACTAAGTAGATCATCAGCTGGAAATCGAACTAAGAGttaagaaataaagaaagggAATTGAAAAGATCTGGAAGTGCTAGCAGAAAGTGTCTTACCAAGATAACAAATAGAACGACATTGAAGATCGCAACCAATCGCCATTCCGTTTTCATGTACTGTGCGACTCCGGCCCTGAATGATCAAACAATCAAATGATGATGAAACGgagaatgaatgaaagaataacGTCACAAGAGATATTTACTTGCACGAATCGCAATCGTAACACTTGACTGCCTTCGAATTCTTGTATAGTTTGCAGTCATGGTTTGAATTGACAGGATGAAAACTCAAGTCATAAAATGATGCATTAACAGCAGGATAACCACACCTATCATTCATATCAGGATGCCCAAAAGATAGCATCAGTCACAAGAATTCAAATGCATAGCTTACGGCCTTACGAAAAGCACATGAATttagtttcttcttttgtttattgCTGATATTAACATAAGAAAACGAACaaggaatttgaaagttaCACCTACTCGGATGGGGGTCTGCAACAACCTGCTTCAATTGGCGTCAGCTTTGCCAACTTATACTGCTTGAGAGTCTGAAATTGCCAAACAAAATGACTTCatgaaaaagttcaaatagtCTCATATTCAAATCGTCCAAGCTCGAAACAAGaaccttgtatttttttgaaagaatattACAGTCCTCGGATTTGACGAGACAGCTTTTCAAACGCATCCAATTGTCGGTATCATTAAGCTGTAACGGTGCGCCAAGATTAGCAGAAATAAATGATCTTAATCTCtcaacaaaaactaaaatagcACTCACCTGTTTTAGAAACCATGTACTATAATCTTGTAGTTGATACTCCTTATACCTCATCAATGGGAAGAAAGGGGAAAATATATCAGTGTCGATGCAACAAGAACCGAACTTCGAGCATTATCAGCACCAGTTACTCTTAAGCATCCTCAAAACAAAGTTACTTACCTCAAGCCAGCAACAGAATGCCCTGAACCATTGTTTGTAACAATAAACCTAAAAGGGATTCAAATAGTTACGTTAGGTTCAGGAAGAGTACAACAATACAAACTACATACCAACTGGGAAGACACCAAAGCAAGGTTCAAGCATTCGCAAAGAGGAGGTGTGAGCCATGTAATTTTGGTGGCTAAAAGATGAGAATAACTAAGGATGTCCACTTTGATACTTCCTTTTATATCTTGAAGGGATCATGTGAagataacaaagaaaataaaagtaaatgaaaggAGTGAGCCATGAATGAAAGTGAAACCGTGGTTTAAGTATAGCGTAGTTCTCATCTCATGGTCTAACTTTAtcatttgtgagatcccacattggttggaaaggagaacgaaacaagggtgtggaaacctctccctaactgacacgttttaaaactttgagaggaagctcgaaaaagaaagcccaaagaggacaatatctgctagtggtgaacttgggctattacaaatgatatcataactagacaccgagcagtgtgtcagcgaggatgttgggcccttAAGGagggaggattgtgagatcccacatcggttggagaggggaacgaaacattccttataagcgtATAGAAATCTTTTCCTAGAACGCGtttcaaaaccttgaagggaaacaaTGTCATCCACTCAATAAAGACTGAAAAGCATCGCCTCTCGTGATCACACCAgctccttctttcactcatcTCAATCTTATTTAGAAGGCATCCCGACATAATGCATCAAAGGAATCGTTTGACAAGTACACAAAACATAGAAACATAAGTCGTAAATTTTACCTAGTAGAACATATTCAAATAGGACATGTGAGAAAgcaatgtaatttttttcaatatgttAAAGTTTAGAAACATGAGAAGGGTTGCAATCATGGGTTTGATAATGAATCTACTTCAGAAACATATACTTACGCCAGCACCGTAAACACCAGAATCCCCACCAACGTAATGCACAGCATGATCAAATACTACAAGCAGAAGGTCAAGGTCGAGCAAATATTGGGAAAATTAACATCAAATGTTAAGACAAAACATTTAAAAGGATACAATCCACAGCAATATGGAACTGTTCTTAAGAGCACCAAAAAAACCAACTATAGACCTGGTTCAAAAGTTTTGATAGCAACAATATTGGGTGAGTGAAACAGAATATACTCTGAACTAAACAAGATTGCATTCctcaaaagaattgaaaactTACACCACAAAGATGAATCCACCAAGTCCCATAACAGGAAGAGTAAGAGATTTTCGACAGCCGTCATGGTGCGTGCCCATCCATATCCCAAATATTACGACAAGAATAGCTAGAAGCTGTAACATGAAGATACAGAGTGATTTTATTGCAAGATGGGCAATCCTAGACCCAAGTAGTCTTGCTAAGACATAGTTAACTAATGCTTAAAGCCCTGCTACATAAACTCATTCTCGTATGAACTCCCACAACAGAGAAAAGGATTATGAAACTCATTGAACATATGAAAACAATTCAAAGGCAATGCAGGCAAAACCCATCAAACATACAAGAAACTTCAACAAATACATTGACAAAGACATAAACAAAACCTCATTTGCACAACATTTGAAAGGGGTGAAACTAAGTCCAAAAACATGGGAgcaaaaaacagaacaaatgTCCACATAGCAATGTAACATATAAACACCATctttgaaacaaaacaaaaaaaaatggaaaaatgaagagaaatcgTGCATACCATGGTGAGAAAATTGATCCATCTGATGATAAAGATGCTAGTTCCCATTCCCATTTTGCTCCTCTTCCTTTTTACCTCCTTGCTCTCAATGTCGCGGccagaaacagagagaaataGGTCCAAAAAggcaggaaaaaaaaaaatccgggTGTGGAAGTTTGaagggaaaatataaaaagggaGAGTGGAGTTTCTTGAGAGCTTAGCTGTGGAGGTGGCTGGAAGCAAAGAGAGCGGCTACGCTGGGAGGAGACGGGGTGGAGTGGGGATAATGTAAGAAAGGTAATGGCATTTTCgtcaaaggaaaagaagaatcaCATGGCTCTATGAAAACCCTGATGTTATCCACCAATCCGACAAGACACtcataaaagggaaagccgTGATTTTGGACTTAAATTTGAGGTTAATGAAATTATGAGTCTAAGTAGTCTTAATCATATTCTTAATAGACCAATGTTTACGCCTGTAAGAGGGCTTCCAGATCGACCCTGGTCtcttttgtttgctttttcttAGTCACTTCAATTAAATCTCTTTATTTCCCATCTGGGTTTGGTTTTTCCTTAACAAAATCTTCTCTTTCNNNNNNNNNNNNNNNNNNNNNNNNNNNNNNNNNNNNNNNNNNNNNNNNNNNNNNNNNNNNNNNNNNNNNNNNNNNNNNNNNNNNNNNNNNNNNNNNNNNNNNNNNNNNNNNNNNNNNNNNNNNNNNNNNNNNNNNNNNNNNNNNNNNNNNNNNNNNNNNNNNNNNNNNNNNNNNNNNNNNNNNNNNNNNNNNNNNNNNNNNNNNNNNNNNNNNNNNNNNNNNNNNNNNNNNNNNNNNNNNNNNNNNNNNNNNNNNNNNNNNNNNNNNNNNNNNNNNNNNNNNNNNNNNNNNNNNNNNNNNNNNNNNNNNNNNNNNNNNNNNNNNNNNNNNNNNNNNNNNNNNNNNNNNNNNNNNNNNNNNNNNNNNNNNNNNNNNNNNNNNNNNNNNNNNNNNNNNNNNNNNNNNNNNNNNNNNNNNNNNNNNNNNNNNNNNNNNNNNNNNNNNNNNNNNNNNNNNNNNNNNNNNNNNNNNNNNNNNNNNNNNNNNNNNNNNNNNNNNNNNNNNNNNNNNNNNNNNNNNNNNNNNNNNNNNNNNNNNNNNNNNNNNNNNNNNNNNNNNNNNNNNNNNNNNNNNNNNNNNNNNNNNNNNNNNNNNNNNNNNNNNNNNNNNNNNNNNNNNNNNNNNNNNNNNNNNNNNNNNNNNNNNNNNNNNNNNNNNNNNNNNNNNNNNNNNNNNNNNNNNNNNNNNNNNNNNNNNNNNNNNNNNNNNNNNNNNNNNNNNNNNNNNNNNNNNNNNNNNNNNNNNNNNNNNNNNNNNNNNNNNNNNNNNNNNNNNNNNNNNNNNNNNNNNNNNNNNNNNNNNNNNNNNNNNNNNNNNNNNNNNNNNNNNNNNNNNNNNNNNNNNNNNNNNNNNNNNNNNNNNNNNNNNNNNNNNNNNNNNNNNNNNNNNNNNNNNNNNNNNNNNNNNNNNNNNNNNNNNNNNNNNNNNNNNNNNNNNNNNNNNNNNNNNNNNNNNNNNNNNNNNNNNNNNNNNNNNNNNNNNNNNNNNNNNNNNNNNNNNNNNNNNNNNNNNNNNNNNNNNNNNNNNNNNNNNNNNNNNNNNNNNNNNNNNNNNNNNNN
This sequence is a window from Cucurbita pepo subsp. pepo cultivar mu-cu-16 unplaced genomic scaffold, ASM280686v2 Cp4.1_scaffold000313, whole genome shotgun sequence. Protein-coding genes within it:
- the LOC111784961 gene encoding remorin-like isoform X2 encodes the protein MGGADESEPDSQPPVPLQNNSLIPHAVSAPHSDKLVPPKDRDVALARVELEKKLALIKAWEESEKIKAENRAYKRLSAIDSWENTKKASIQAQLMKLEKMEKKKAEYGELMKNKIVGIHKQGEEKKATIEAERREQCLKVEETAAKYRASGFTPKALLLKCFSG
- the LOC111784961 gene encoding remorin-like isoform X1 translates to MGGADESEPDSQPPVPLQNNSLIPHAVSAPHSDKLVPPKDRDVALARVELEKKLALIKAWEESEKIKAENRAYKRLSAIDSWENTKKASIQAQLMKLEEKMEKKKAEYGELMKNKIVGIHKQGEEKKATIEAERREQCLKVEETAAKYRASGFTPKALLLKCFSG
- the LOC111784961 gene encoding remorin-like isoform X3, which gives rise to MGGADESEPDSQPPVPLQNNSLIPHAPHSDKLVPPKDRDVALARVELEKKLALIKAWEESEKIKAENRAYKRLSAIDSWENTKKASIQAQLMKLEEKMEKKKAEYGELMKNKIVGIHKQGEEKKATIEAERREQCLKVEETAAKYRASGFTPKALLLKCFSG
- the LOC111784957 gene encoding tetraspanin-10-like, with the translated sequence MGMGTSIFIIRWINFLTMLLAILVVIFGIWMGTHHDGCRKSLTLPVMGLGGFIFVVSIVGFFGALKNSSILLWIYLIMLCITLVGILVFTVLAFIVTNNGSGHSVAGLRYKEYQLQDYSTWFLKQLNDTDNWMRLKSCLVKSEDCNILSKKYKTLKQYKLAKLTPIEAGCCRPPSECGYPAVNASFYDLSFHPVNSNHDCKLYKNSKAVKCYDCDSCKAGVAQYMKTEWRLVAIFNVVLFVILLMIYLVGCCARRKAASNRSKG